The following proteins come from a genomic window of Miscanthus floridulus cultivar M001 chromosome 2, ASM1932011v1, whole genome shotgun sequence:
- the LOC136537621 gene encoding uncharacterized protein, producing the protein MAAAVAAVAAATTAEDEARLLRLEEQAEHGGGGAWEYLCLARRLRARRPAHVLRVGLALLNNASARSGLASEQWTLYEQVATAAMDCQRLDVAKDCIGVLSKQFPGSTRVARLEALLFEAKCEWSEAERAYALILENNPFDQIVHKRKIAIAKAQGDMSIVVDYLNKYLELFMADHDAWRELAETYVSLQMYKQAAFCYEELILAQPTIPLYHIAYAEVLYTMGGLENLQTAKKYYASTIQLTGGKNTRALFGVCLCTSAINQLTKGRNREEEGSELQSLAAEVLLKNYKQQAPSKVPLISSMLKNMKLS; encoded by the exons ATGGCGGCGGCAGTCGCGGCGGTCGCGGCTGCGACGACGGCGGAAGACGAGGCCCGTCTGCTGCGCCTGGAGGAGCAGGcggagcacggcggcggcggcgcctgggaGTACCTCTGCCTCGCCCGCCGGCTCCGCGCCCGCCGCCCCGCCCACGTCCTCCGCGTCGGCCTCGCCCTCCTCAACAACGCCTCCGCGCGCTCCGGCCTCGCCTCAGAAC AGTGGACGCTCTACGAGCAGGTGGCCACGGCGGCAATGGATTGCCAGCGTCTCGATGTGGCAAAG GACTGTATCGGAGTCCTTTCAAAGCAATTTCCTGGCAGCACCCGGGTTG CCCGGCTAGAAGCTCTTCTGTTTGAAGCGAAATGTGAATGGAGTGAAGCTGAAAGAGCCTATGCGCTAATCCTGGAAAACAATCCATTTGACCAG ATTGTCCACAAGAGGAAAATTGCTATTGCAAAAGCACAAGGTGATATGTCGATAGTGGTTGATTATCTCAATAAGTATCTGGAATT ATTTATGGCAGATCATGATGCCTGGAGAGAACTTGCTGAAACATACGTTTCCTTACAAAT GTACAAGCAAGCTGCCTTTTGTTATGAGGAGCTAATATTAGCCCAACCAACTATTCCACTCTATCATATAGCCTATGCTGAG GTTCTGTACACTATGGGTGGCTTGGAAAATCTTCAGACAGCTAAGAAGTACTATGCATCAACAATCCAGTTGACTGGAGGCAAGAATACAAGAGCCCTCTTTGGTGTATGTCTG TGTACTTCGGCAATCAATCAGTTAACCAAAGGAAGGAACAGGGAGGAAGAGGGATCGGAGCTGCAGAGCTTGGCTGCAGAAGTTCTGTTGAAGAATTACAAACAACAGGCTCCATCAAAGGTGCCCCTTATCAGCAGCATGTTGAAGAACATGAAACTCAGCTAA
- the LOC136514923 gene encoding uncharacterized protein produces MEILMSRRGRGRENGMQQCLMKRGVKETRNAVKRYKMNNQENVDLDNNMAAHSIDGNTTNETDENRDGLHRQSTYNNDFQQLSGGTGDVYDIDSEEDISIVHDETETLLYPFPDILVLDMHPVPSTGLSRVQ; encoded by the exons ATGGAGATCCTAATgagcagaagaggcagagggagaGAGAACGGTATGCAACAATGTCTGATGAAAAGAGGAGTGAAAGAAACAAGAAACGCCGTCAAAAGGTATAAAATGAATAACCAAGAGAATGTTGATCTTGATAACAATATGGCTGCCCATTCAATAG ATGGGAATACAACTAATGAAACAGACGAAAATAGGGACGGGCTCCATAGGCAATCAACCTACAATAATGACTTCCAACAATTATCAG GTGGCACTGGTGATGTGTATGACATTGACAGTGAGGAAGATATCAGCATTGTTCATGATGAAACGGAGACACTTTTGTATCCATTTCCTGATATTCTG GTTCTGGATATGCACCCAGTCCCATCAACCGGCTTGTCACGTGTCCAATAG